Proteins found in one Bremerella volcania genomic segment:
- the lysA gene encoding diaminopimelate decarboxylase produces the protein MPQVPTFSTSRQEIAGVSVLQLATQFGTPTYVYDAAKIVQRIQDLAAFDVVRYAQKACSNLAILKLVRENNVVVDAVSAWEIRRALTAGYEVHGDPPPIVYTADIFDREALELCVKHGLHVNCGSPDMIRQLGELAPGREITLRINPGFGHGHSQKTNTGGQQSKHGIWHEQLNDCLLLADANGLQITGLHMHIGSGTDLHHLSQVCDSMEKAALEVGRSIKTISAGGGLPIPYNSQQTYVDLDKYFELWDATRKKLEKTFDHSISLEIEPGRYLSAEAGYLVTEIRAVKQMGDNLFYVADAGFNNLARPIMYGAYHPISVARKDGQVVGEEHDVIVGGPLCESGDIFTQEEGGFVSDRKLPPAAVGDLLVIECAGAYGYCMSSNYNSKPLAAEVLIEDGKARIIRRRQTFEGFIADEMV, from the coding sequence ATGCCACAAGTCCCCACGTTTTCGACCTCTCGCCAGGAAATCGCCGGCGTTTCCGTTTTGCAGTTGGCTACTCAGTTTGGTACCCCGACCTACGTTTACGACGCCGCGAAGATCGTTCAGCGTATCCAAGACCTCGCCGCTTTTGACGTCGTCCGCTATGCCCAGAAGGCTTGCTCGAACCTGGCAATTCTGAAACTGGTTCGCGAAAACAACGTGGTCGTCGATGCGGTCAGTGCCTGGGAAATCCGTCGAGCTCTGACCGCCGGCTATGAGGTTCATGGCGACCCGCCGCCAATCGTCTATACGGCCGATATCTTCGATCGCGAAGCGTTGGAACTGTGCGTAAAACACGGCCTGCACGTCAATTGTGGTTCGCCCGACATGATTCGGCAGCTGGGTGAATTGGCTCCCGGACGCGAGATCACGCTACGCATCAATCCCGGATTTGGGCATGGTCATAGCCAGAAGACCAACACCGGCGGTCAGCAATCGAAGCACGGCATCTGGCACGAGCAACTCAACGATTGTCTGCTTCTAGCCGATGCCAACGGGCTGCAAATCACCGGTCTCCACATGCACATCGGTAGCGGCACCGACTTGCATCACCTCTCGCAGGTTTGCGATTCCATGGAAAAAGCGGCCTTGGAAGTCGGTCGTAGCATCAAGACCATCAGCGCCGGCGGTGGCTTGCCAATTCCCTACAACAGCCAGCAAACGTACGTCGATCTCGATAAGTACTTCGAGCTGTGGGACGCTACACGCAAGAAGCTGGAAAAGACCTTCGACCACAGTATCTCGCTCGAAATCGAGCCGGGTCGATATCTTTCCGCTGAAGCAGGGTATCTCGTCACCGAGATTCGCGCCGTCAAGCAGATGGGTGACAATCTGTTTTATGTCGCGGACGCAGGCTTCAATAACCTCGCGCGTCCGATCATGTATGGCGCCTATCATCCGATTTCGGTGGCCCGTAAAGACGGCCAGGTAGTCGGCGAAGAACACGACGTGATCGTGGGCGGTCCTTTGTGCGAATCAGGCGACATCTTCACGCAAGAGGAAGGTGGCTTCGTCAGCGATCGCAAGCTTCCACCGGCTGCGGTTGGCGATTTGCTGGTTATCGAATGTGCCGGGGCGTATGGCTACTGCATGAGTTCCAATTACAACTCGAAGCCGCTGGCCGCGGAAGTGCTGATCGAAGATGGCAAGGCACGCATCATTCGTCGTCGCCAAACGTTCGAGGGCTTCATCGCCGACGAAATGGTTTAA
- a CDS encoding class IV adenylate cyclase, with protein sequence MARNIEIKARLTQRSELEDRIAPIADSGPIVLKQIDQFYRVPDGRLKLRQINGQHAELIFYRRWDTAGPKTSDYSRVPIVHPDQLAQLLTLALEPLGIVKKTRTLYLVGQTRIHLDEVEDLGSYLELEVVLDPSQTEAEGEAIAHQLMQKLGIQSEDLVEGAYLDHLIR encoded by the coding sequence ATGGCTCGCAATATTGAAATCAAAGCCCGACTCACTCAGCGATCGGAACTTGAAGACCGTATCGCTCCGATCGCCGACTCGGGTCCGATCGTTCTCAAACAGATCGATCAGTTCTATCGCGTCCCCGATGGGCGGCTGAAACTACGCCAGATCAATGGCCAGCACGCCGAGTTGATTTTCTATCGCCGCTGGGACACAGCCGGGCCGAAGACTTCAGACTATTCCCGAGTTCCCATTGTTCACCCCGACCAGCTCGCCCAACTGCTGACCTTGGCGCTAGAGCCGCTTGGCATCGTCAAGAAGACGCGAACGCTTTACCTGGTCGGACAGACGCGCATCCATCTGGACGAGGTGGAAGACTTAGGTAGCTACCTGGAACTGGAGGTCGTTCTCGATCCATCGCAAACCGAGGCCGAAGGGGAAGCGATTGCCCATCAGCTGATGCAAAAGCTGGGGATTCAAAGCGAGGATCTCGTTGAGGGGGCTTATCTCGACCACCTGATTAGATAG
- a CDS encoding PP2C family protein-serine/threonine phosphatase, which translates to MRTHLGDVRIFDQSAVVEVRSKVLSLTAAFGFGSAMSTRMATILSDLVRQLLKNSEPGSMFVDLEDMQGQLILGLRFLTSETIQISPALHDVFDDVRQLANGDAVREISLRKMIRNMPGSLTPEFLDFQRDRISLKSRAALLEELREKNQQLERYNAHLEDLVRERTNELELTNQRMQRDLDAGAEYVARLIPEPITGQISIDWRYVPSEELGGDAMGYHWIDPDHMAIYLLDVTGHGIDSALLAVSIINVVRGASLPGADFRNPSEVLKRLNQSFTMDMHGNKLYTMWYGVFHRPSRTLTWGGGGHPDALLYVKDSREPIRLASQGPLMGMIEWPHFETDSIVIESPSSMFLYSDGVFEIHKEDGNEWTFEEFVDFMNQPVPKGDTKMDDLYRYVRELCGCEHLGDDFSILELRFNLRDEHFDGVHGAGAAI; encoded by the coding sequence ATGAGGACGCACCTGGGAGACGTTCGTATTTTTGATCAATCGGCGGTCGTGGAAGTCCGCTCGAAAGTGCTCAGTCTGACCGCCGCATTTGGCTTTGGTTCGGCCATGTCGACCCGCATGGCCACGATCCTTTCCGACCTGGTTCGCCAACTGCTTAAGAATTCCGAGCCAGGCTCGATGTTCGTCGATCTCGAAGATATGCAAGGACAGCTCATTCTAGGGTTGAGATTTCTCACGTCGGAAACGATTCAGATCTCGCCTGCTTTACACGATGTATTTGATGACGTCCGACAGTTAGCCAACGGGGACGCGGTTCGGGAAATTTCGTTGCGCAAGATGATTCGCAACATGCCGGGTTCACTGACGCCGGAGTTCCTTGATTTTCAGCGCGATCGAATCAGCCTTAAGTCGCGCGCGGCATTGCTTGAGGAACTGCGTGAGAAGAATCAGCAACTCGAACGATATAACGCCCACCTCGAGGACCTGGTTCGCGAACGAACCAACGAGTTGGAACTTACCAACCAGCGTATGCAGCGAGACTTGGATGCCGGAGCAGAATACGTCGCGCGGTTGATCCCCGAGCCAATCACGGGGCAGATCTCGATCGATTGGCGTTATGTTCCCTCCGAAGAGCTGGGTGGGGATGCGATGGGTTACCACTGGATCGATCCCGATCATATGGCGATCTACCTGCTTGACGTCACCGGGCACGGAATCGATTCGGCCCTGCTGGCCGTCAGCATCATCAACGTGGTGCGTGGAGCTTCGCTGCCGGGGGCCGATTTTCGCAACCCCAGCGAAGTCCTCAAACGACTCAACCAGTCGTTCACGATGGACATGCACGGCAACAAGCTGTACACGATGTGGTACGGCGTGTTCCATCGCCCCTCGCGGACGCTGACCTGGGGGGGTGGAGGACATCCCGACGCGCTGCTGTACGTCAAAGACTCGCGCGAGCCGATCCGGCTGGCATCACAAGGGCCCCTCATGGGGATGATCGAATGGCCTCACTTCGAGACCGACTCGATCGTCATCGAATCGCCGTCGAGCATGTTTCTTTACAGTGACGGGGTGTTCGAGATTCATAAAGAGGACGGAAATGAATGGACGTTCGAGGAATTCGTCGACTTCATGAACCAGCCGGTACCCAAAGGGGATACCAAGATGGACGATCTTTACCGCTATGTCCGTGAGTTATGCGGCTGCGAGCATTTAGGGGACGACTTCTCGATTCTTGAATTGCGCTTCAATTTGCGCGACGAACACTTCGATGGCGTGCATGGGGCCGGGGCGGCTATCTAA
- a CDS encoding SpoIIE family protein phosphatase: protein MTPRKLDTGSFVRTATGHFVGGDLAIVRSHDDYLFLALVDVLGHGPQAYSTALELEEVILGWKDKFDILALMKALHNHQKQGRGAVISLCTIESDSGDVRYVGIGNATCRMMGEHPHHMLTREGVVGHTLRTPTLERMTLDQHDILLLYSDGVSSHFELAEPCQLFFEPLNSVARRVVEQFGRDHDDASCIAVRYA, encoded by the coding sequence ATGACGCCTCGCAAATTGGACACCGGTAGCTTCGTCCGAACGGCTACCGGGCACTTCGTAGGAGGCGACCTGGCAATCGTCCGGTCGCACGATGACTATTTATTTCTCGCTCTTGTGGACGTATTGGGGCATGGCCCGCAGGCCTATTCCACGGCCTTGGAATTGGAGGAAGTTATCCTCGGTTGGAAAGACAAGTTTGACATACTGGCCCTCATGAAAGCGCTGCACAATCACCAGAAGCAGGGTCGAGGTGCCGTGATCAGTCTTTGCACCATCGAGTCGGATTCTGGAGACGTGCGTTACGTCGGCATCGGGAATGCGACCTGTCGCATGATGGGCGAACATCCCCATCACATGCTTACGCGGGAAGGGGTCGTTGGTCATACGCTTAGAACGCCTACGTTGGAACGGATGACGCTCGACCAGCATGACATCCTGCTGCTGTACAGTGATGGGGTGTCGAGCCATTTCGAGCTGGCAGAACCGTGTCAGCTCTTCTTCGAGCCGCTCAATAGCGTCGCTCGCCGGGTGGTTGAACAATTTGGCCGAGACCATGACGATGCTTCCTGCATCGCGGTGAGGTATGCATGA
- a CDS encoding ATP-binding protein, translating to MASRKMAESAGLQANQVALVATAVSELARNIIKYAQHGEVILRYVTHGPKQGIEVVAWDHGPGIECVESAMSDHHSTGGTLGLGLPGVKRLMDEFELESEVGKGTRITVRKWK from the coding sequence ATGGCATCTCGCAAGATGGCCGAATCGGCCGGACTTCAGGCAAACCAAGTCGCATTGGTCGCGACGGCCGTCTCGGAACTCGCTCGTAACATCATCAAGTATGCTCAACATGGCGAAGTGATTCTTCGCTACGTTACTCACGGACCAAAACAGGGAATCGAGGTAGTCGCCTGGGACCATGGTCCCGGGATTGAATGTGTTGAATCGGCAATGAGCGATCATCACAGCACCGGCGGAACACTGGGACTGGGACTTCCCGGCGTCAAGCGTCTCATGGACGAATTCGAACTAGAATCCGAAGTCGGCAAGGGAACCAGGATTACGGTGAGGAAATGGAAGTAA
- a CDS encoding STAS domain-containing protein, translated as MIHDSSEVPRVPMQLTSGCLVASIQIDLNDEVLFRFKRDLLEEIRQTQTRAVLLDVSGVDIMDRIEFEAICEIMRMSRLMGARAMLVGVKAEIACSLMDFDLDFSQMETALTLDQAFEKLQSNGASNGGRHESMQ; from the coding sequence ATGATTCACGATTCCTCGGAAGTGCCGCGCGTTCCCATGCAACTAACCAGCGGTTGCCTGGTGGCGTCGATTCAAATCGATTTGAACGATGAGGTTTTGTTCCGCTTCAAAAGAGACCTACTCGAAGAAATACGCCAGACGCAAACGCGTGCCGTTCTGCTCGACGTGTCGGGCGTCGACATCATGGACCGTATCGAGTTCGAGGCAATTTGTGAGATCATGCGAATGTCTCGCCTAATGGGAGCACGTGCGATGCTCGTCGGCGTCAAGGCCGAGATCGCTTGCTCGCTGATGGACTTCGATCTTGATTTCAGTCAAATGGAAACGGCCCTGACGCTTGATCAGGCGTTTGAGAAACTGCAGTCAAATGGGGCCAGTAACGGAGGTCGCCACGAGTCAATGCAATGA
- a CDS encoding protoglobin domain-containing protein, which produces MNAHCDLGNLSAGELRELYHVTEEDLELIVHYGQIVMPHLDAFINEFYQWLRTQPEFDLYFNDSATLHRVQSQQKRYWEDFFSADISEVYVQKRKSVGANHARIGLPLPTYVSSMYRSLRIWTDVLYDHSLEPERYARSLKAITKLIMLDTAIVVDTFMRQTNCIIAEQHDSLMQMSTPVTEVWNNILMLPIVGIIDSKRAQDIMTAVLHKIADTHSRCLILDISGVAVVDTAVANHLIKITKATRLMGCTCTISGVSPAIAQTIVELGINVGDIRTTATLKDALRDAFNDLKLVLHEDGTPP; this is translated from the coding sequence ATGAATGCGCATTGTGATCTCGGAAATCTGTCGGCTGGCGAACTTCGAGAACTCTATCATGTCACCGAGGAGGATCTCGAGTTAATAGTCCACTACGGCCAGATCGTCATGCCGCATCTGGATGCATTCATCAACGAGTTTTACCAGTGGCTCAGAACGCAACCGGAATTCGATCTTTACTTTAATGACAGCGCGACGTTGCATCGGGTGCAATCTCAGCAGAAGCGATATTGGGAAGATTTCTTCTCAGCCGACATCAGCGAGGTATACGTTCAGAAGCGGAAGTCGGTCGGAGCGAATCACGCCCGAATTGGCTTGCCGCTGCCGACCTACGTCTCTTCGATGTATCGCTCGCTGCGGATCTGGACGGACGTCCTGTATGACCACAGCTTAGAGCCGGAACGCTATGCTCGTTCGCTCAAGGCGATTACCAAGCTGATCATGTTGGACACGGCGATCGTGGTCGACACCTTCATGCGGCAGACCAATTGCATCATTGCCGAACAACACGATTCCTTGATGCAGATGTCGACTCCGGTAACGGAAGTTTGGAATAACATCTTGATGTTGCCGATCGTCGGGATCATCGATTCCAAGCGTGCTCAAGACATTATGACGGCCGTGCTGCACAAGATTGCCGACACGCATTCGCGTTGTCTCATTCTCGATATTAGCGGTGTTGCCGTGGTCGATACGGCCGTGGCGAACCACCTGATCAAAATTACCAAGGCGACTCGCTTGATGGGATGTACGTGTACCATCTCAGGCGTTTCGCCGGCAATTGCCCAGACGATTGTGGAACTTGGCATCAACGTAGGAGATATACGAACCACGGCAACACTCAAGGACGCCCTGCGGGATGCGTTCAACGATTTGAAACTGGTTTTACATGAAGACGGAACCCCTCCATGA
- a CDS encoding DUF1444 family protein: MDLLRYLFGSSKRDQFAERLMHRVKQAGESREIRYERQAYQFSFYDQGELAGVASLGNIFREYDRLPEREQEAYLCQITRAILSHHKSIPEEFEDARPDILPIVRSRAYLEIGNLERRLRGEQPAEITSTMVGDHLLALPIFDLPEAMRTIDATRMSQWGRSIYELMEVALENLDELTATVTTIDDRVFLFRNQDHYDASRLLLTDRIRRLELQGLPVAMVPTRDCLIVTGDEDEIGLQLMQELVNQYICDPRPISLTPCRLTAEGWETWLPPVGHPQHGVFWELHLQGHSAEYREQHEAIEVGFAQTGQEGFVANYYLHRDLKTRQLHSYCVWPECPHALLPMSDVVVFMDSAHMKPLASGTWEVVQEVLGSQMEDLKTYPPRYRVLGFPDEEALRQIGSIPRFRL, translated from the coding sequence ATGGATTTACTACGGTACCTATTTGGTTCTTCCAAGCGTGATCAGTTCGCCGAGCGCTTGATGCATCGGGTCAAGCAAGCCGGTGAGAGCCGCGAGATCCGCTACGAAAGGCAGGCGTACCAATTCAGTTTTTACGACCAAGGGGAACTGGCTGGGGTTGCCAGTCTGGGCAACATCTTTCGCGAGTATGATCGTCTTCCGGAAAGAGAACAGGAAGCGTATTTATGCCAAATTACCCGGGCCATTCTCTCGCATCACAAGTCGATTCCTGAAGAATTCGAGGACGCTCGGCCCGATATCTTGCCGATCGTCCGCAGCCGCGCCTACCTGGAAATCGGCAATCTGGAACGTCGGCTGCGTGGAGAGCAACCCGCCGAAATTACTTCGACGATGGTGGGCGATCATTTACTCGCATTGCCTATCTTCGACCTGCCTGAGGCGATGCGAACCATCGACGCAACCCGGATGAGTCAATGGGGACGCTCGATCTATGAGTTGATGGAAGTCGCGCTGGAAAACCTGGATGAGTTGACCGCCACGGTGACCACGATCGACGACCGAGTGTTTCTGTTCCGAAATCAAGATCATTACGACGCTTCGCGGCTATTGCTGACCGACCGCATTCGCCGACTCGAGTTGCAGGGCCTGCCGGTGGCAATGGTGCCGACTCGCGATTGCCTGATCGTTACAGGGGATGAAGATGAGATCGGGCTTCAATTGATGCAAGAACTGGTTAACCAGTACATTTGCGATCCTCGCCCCATTAGCTTGACGCCATGTCGTTTGACGGCTGAGGGGTGGGAGACGTGGCTGCCCCCGGTCGGGCATCCCCAGCACGGCGTTTTTTGGGAACTGCACCTGCAAGGTCATTCAGCCGAATATCGCGAGCAACACGAAGCCATTGAAGTAGGGTTCGCTCAAACCGGGCAAGAAGGCTTTGTAGCAAATTACTACCTGCACCGTGATTTGAAGACACGACAACTCCATTCCTACTGTGTCTGGCCAGAGTGCCCGCACGCGCTTTTGCCGATGAGTGACGTCGTTGTGTTCATGGATAGCGCGCACATGAAACCATTGGCAAGTGGAACATGGGAAGTAGTTCAAGAGGTACTGGGCTCACAGATGGAGGACCTGAAAACGTATCCGCCACGTTATCGGGTGCTTGGTTTTCCCGATGAAGAAGCGCTACGACAAATCGGTTCAATTCCTCGTTTTCGCCTATGA
- a CDS encoding adenylate/guanylate cyclase domain-containing protein codes for MHNPHPRPHDPQGSAGVSLSIFVDGQQQPIFDDQLGKEVLELSLKQRIILGRQDVAKGDPGPFRTITFTDHRKLIITSFQQREVSRRSLDIAPDAAGNYLRVGNIGNHEVPMSPSSEGRITHQQVRTFVTSELAHSPVRLLIGDNLAIQLSGYGAPVDHPFPEPSPTNISQSVADVAEMMRQSRMADGYATPSGPSSADVERILGAVSDVLEKAASSPDFFSSAAENVCKLGNFDSCSYLGLDQLANQWQCEATWPATDSASLEGPVFDSQALEYIWSNRQTWSTPIIDGEQQPQERVVVTPVVSHESVVGALYASKRPHKLGDDTMADCEVKFVEVIRDCLTVGLERLKKEQEAAKQQVCLAQFFPPGIADRILYDETLLETREENITVLFCDIRGFSTISSALGSVQTLQWLREVLGELSESVIRHDGVLLEYVGDELVAMWGAPDYQPEHPNLACQAAIDMIGKLDQLNQLWSDRIPDDLLPFGLTIGINTGDCVVGKKGTDYKYMWGPLGPTVNIASRIQGATKQFCPKQERDESGTLYYPPEILITESTRLGVTTNMPTRFLGTIKVVNIPEPVRVYELSARASGSWNQLRQNYEAAYRQFEERNFLEALNTLDGISKVEECQSDGPTKCLRDRALMLLQNPKLIGKEHPVWMLDQK; via the coding sequence ATGCACAATCCTCACCCCCGACCACACGACCCGCAAGGCTCTGCCGGAGTCTCGCTGAGCATCTTCGTTGATGGTCAACAGCAACCGATCTTCGACGATCAGTTGGGGAAAGAGGTTCTCGAGTTAAGTCTGAAACAGCGAATCATTCTTGGTCGGCAAGATGTTGCCAAAGGGGATCCAGGTCCGTTCCGAACGATCACGTTCACCGACCATCGAAAGCTGATCATCACCTCGTTTCAGCAACGAGAGGTTTCGCGTCGCTCGCTCGACATTGCTCCCGATGCCGCCGGCAACTATCTCCGCGTGGGGAACATCGGCAATCACGAAGTTCCCATGTCTCCTTCGTCGGAAGGTCGAATCACCCATCAGCAAGTCCGTACCTTCGTGACCAGCGAGCTGGCCCATAGCCCCGTTCGTTTGTTGATCGGGGACAACCTGGCCATTCAATTAAGCGGTTACGGCGCTCCGGTCGATCATCCGTTTCCTGAACCAAGCCCCACGAACATCTCGCAGAGCGTGGCGGATGTGGCCGAAATGATGCGACAAAGTCGTATGGCTGACGGCTACGCCACACCCAGCGGTCCGTCCAGTGCCGATGTCGAACGAATCCTGGGCGCGGTAAGTGACGTTCTCGAGAAAGCAGCCAGCTCGCCTGACTTCTTTTCTTCAGCCGCGGAGAATGTCTGCAAACTCGGCAACTTCGATTCGTGCTCGTACCTGGGACTCGATCAACTTGCCAACCAGTGGCAGTGCGAAGCAACCTGGCCGGCGACCGACTCCGCCTCGTTGGAAGGTCCCGTCTTCGACAGCCAGGCACTAGAGTACATTTGGTCCAATCGCCAAACGTGGTCGACGCCCATCATCGACGGAGAGCAGCAACCTCAAGAGCGCGTCGTCGTAACTCCCGTCGTTTCCCACGAGAGTGTCGTTGGGGCGCTCTACGCATCGAAGCGGCCGCACAAACTCGGCGACGACACGATGGCCGATTGCGAAGTCAAGTTCGTCGAAGTCATTCGCGATTGCCTCACGGTCGGGCTCGAGCGACTCAAGAAGGAGCAAGAGGCCGCCAAGCAACAAGTTTGCCTGGCCCAGTTCTTCCCACCCGGCATCGCCGATCGTATTCTGTACGACGAGACCCTGCTGGAAACTCGCGAAGAGAACATCACGGTGCTCTTCTGCGATATTCGTGGTTTCAGCACCATCAGTTCCGCGCTGGGCTCGGTTCAAACGCTGCAGTGGCTACGGGAAGTGTTGGGGGAACTTTCCGAAAGCGTCATTCGCCACGATGGCGTGCTATTGGAATACGTCGGCGACGAATTGGTCGCGATGTGGGGTGCCCCAGACTATCAACCGGAACACCCCAACCTCGCCTGTCAGGCAGCCATCGACATGATCGGCAAGCTCGACCAGTTGAATCAGCTATGGTCCGATCGTATCCCGGACGATCTGCTTCCCTTCGGATTGACCATCGGGATCAATACCGGCGACTGCGTGGTCGGAAAAAAGGGGACCGATTACAAATACATGTGGGGACCGCTTGGCCCCACCGTTAATATCGCGAGTAGAATTCAAGGTGCCACCAAGCAGTTCTGTCCCAAGCAGGAGCGGGACGAATCGGGAACGCTCTATTATCCGCCGGAGATCTTGATCACCGAATCGACTCGGCTCGGCGTAACGACCAACATGCCGACTCGTTTCCTCGGAACGATCAAAGTCGTCAACATTCCCGAGCCTGTTCGCGTGTATGAACTGTCTGCCAGAGCTTCCGGTAGCTGGAACCAATTGCGGCAGAACTACGAGGCGGCCTATCGCCAGTTTGAAGAACGCAACTTCCTGGAAGCTCTCAATACGCTGGACGGGATTTCCAAAGTCGAAGAATGCCAGTCCGACGGGCCTACCAAGTGCCTTCGCGATCGAGCCCTGATGCTTCTGCAGAATCCCAAGCTGATCGGCAAAGAACATCCTGTCTGGATGCTCGATCAGAAATAA
- a CDS encoding LysR family transcriptional regulator has protein sequence MEIHQLRYFVAVAELENFTRAAEQCHVTQPSLSQQIAKLERELGTRLLDRLGRTVVLTDSGKELLPRARRILKEVDSAEGWFKKPEGPESVSLRVGALPTIAPYQLPQIIQHFRQEMPQVTLTLVEDYTDHLLDRLLKGTLDVAVLALPIDDARIQVEPLFREPLMVVLPHSHPLADKPSLSFNQVRQEPFVLLHEVHCLGEQILGFCRQQEFQPHVVCESAQISTIQELIRLGVGISLLPEMAIDPADDSCVYLPIRKIQPFRTIAAAWNRHRTVTRPQNLLLDILRREEPVATK, from the coding sequence ATGGAAATTCATCAGCTGCGATACTTCGTCGCGGTCGCGGAACTCGAAAACTTTACGCGTGCCGCCGAGCAATGTCATGTCACCCAACCGTCGCTCAGCCAGCAAATTGCCAAGCTGGAGCGCGAACTGGGGACAAGGCTCCTGGATCGGCTGGGCAGAACGGTCGTACTGACCGACTCAGGCAAAGAGTTGTTGCCGCGCGCCCGGCGAATCCTCAAGGAAGTCGACTCGGCCGAAGGTTGGTTCAAGAAGCCGGAAGGCCCCGAGTCGGTCAGTCTGCGCGTGGGGGCCTTGCCGACGATCGCTCCCTATCAGCTGCCGCAGATCATCCAGCACTTTCGACAGGAGATGCCACAAGTCACGTTGACGCTAGTCGAAGACTATACCGACCACCTTCTCGATCGGCTGCTCAAGGGCACCCTGGATGTCGCCGTTTTGGCCCTGCCTATCGACGACGCGCGCATCCAGGTTGAACCCTTATTTCGCGAGCCGCTGATGGTCGTGCTTCCTCATTCGCACCCACTTGCCGATAAGCCTTCCCTCTCGTTCAACCAGGTCCGCCAGGAACCGTTCGTCCTGCTGCACGAAGTGCATTGCTTGGGGGAACAGATTCTGGGTTTCTGCCGTCAACAAGAGTTCCAGCCACACGTCGTTTGCGAGAGCGCCCAGATCTCGACGATCCAGGAACTGATTCGTCTGGGCGTGGGGATTTCATTGCTTCCCGAAATGGCGATTGACCCAGCGGACGACTCTTGTGTTTATCTGCCGATTCGCAAAATCCAACCCTTCCGGACCATCGCCGCGGCCTGGAATCGGCATCGAACGGTCACGCGTCCTCAGAACCTGTTGCTCGACATTCTCCGTCGTGAAGAACCGGTTGCGACCAAGTAA